Proteins from one Streptomyces sp. NBC_00390 genomic window:
- a CDS encoding SRPBCC family protein produces the protein MELQHSFTVPVPVDEAWKALLDIERVAPCMPGATVESYDGGTIDGAVKVKLGPITVTYRGTASFEEKDESAHRLVLAARGKEVRGQGTASATVTGTLTAEDGGTAVAVVTDLTVTGRPAQFGRGVMAEVGDKLIGRFADCLAQRLAGGGEAGEDSGHAAARPGPAHKVGADVDTGTEEPEAIDLLRTAGLPAVKRAAPGLIVAALAALVAVLFRCRRRR, from the coding sequence ATGGAGCTGCAACACTCGTTCACTGTTCCTGTCCCGGTCGACGAGGCGTGGAAGGCACTGCTCGACATCGAGCGGGTCGCGCCGTGCATGCCGGGCGCCACTGTGGAGAGTTACGACGGCGGGACCATCGACGGTGCGGTGAAGGTGAAGCTGGGGCCCATCACGGTGACGTACCGGGGCACGGCGTCCTTCGAGGAGAAGGACGAGAGTGCGCACCGCTTGGTGCTGGCCGCCCGCGGCAAGGAAGTACGCGGCCAGGGCACGGCGAGTGCGACCGTGACCGGCACACTGACCGCTGAGGACGGCGGCACGGCCGTCGCGGTCGTCACCGATCTGACGGTCACGGGACGGCCGGCTCAGTTCGGCCGGGGTGTCATGGCCGAGGTCGGCGACAAGCTGATCGGCCGGTTCGCCGACTGTCTGGCCCAGCGGCTCGCGGGCGGCGGGGAAGCGGGCGAGGACTCCGGGCACGCCGCTGCCCGCCCGGGCCCGGCCCACAAGGTGGGCGCCGACGTCGACACGGGCACGGAGGAGCCGGAGGCCATCGATCTGCTGCGTACGGCCGGCCTGCCGGCGGTCAAGCGTGCCGCCCCCGGGCTGATCGTGGCCGCCCTCGCCGCACTGGTGGCCGTTCTCTTCCGCTGCCGCCGAAGGCGGTGA
- a CDS encoding globin domain-containing protein, with protein sequence MGDIDVVRAGLARVERRAAHVVRYFYAHLFHGRPRLRALFPADMDDQYERLFAALVQVVDHFDHPGLTGHLERLGRDHRKFGTTDADYAAVGDSLIAAIRFHSGSLWDEDTEGAWQRVYGVAATAMQNGAYRSEAALEPALWQARVVSHRLLGGRTAVVQAVPDAPYHWLPGQYATVTHPRLPGVWRPYSFAGRRGREGVLEFHVGRVPGGLLSTALCDATAPGTLLQLGPASGSALAPPPGTPAVTLIAAGSGWAPVKAVLDELLARRPAPRVRIEIAARTDQDFYDCAHLAGLLQAHPALEVHRWYRQRGEGRVRAAERLHRHLRARQDWQTESVYLSGPVMFVHEIAELLGECGLPQESLARDPLPSSVQSRGYASHAERLIDPPPVPWIDPDARTRPLVHDRASAHAETLTA encoded by the coding sequence ATGGGCGACATCGACGTTGTACGGGCAGGTCTGGCGCGGGTGGAGCGGCGCGCGGCTCATGTGGTGCGTTACTTCTACGCGCATCTCTTCCACGGCCGTCCGCGGCTGCGGGCGCTGTTCCCGGCCGACATGGACGACCAGTACGAGCGGCTCTTCGCCGCGCTGGTGCAGGTGGTGGACCATTTCGACCATCCGGGGCTGACCGGGCACCTGGAGCGGCTGGGCCGCGACCACCGCAAGTTCGGGACGACGGACGCGGATTACGCGGCGGTGGGCGACAGTCTGATCGCGGCGATCCGCTTCCACAGCGGGTCCTTGTGGGACGAGGACACCGAGGGGGCGTGGCAGCGGGTGTACGGGGTGGCCGCCACAGCCATGCAGAACGGCGCGTACCGCTCCGAGGCCGCGCTGGAACCGGCGCTGTGGCAGGCGAGAGTTGTCTCGCACCGTCTGCTCGGCGGCCGCACGGCGGTCGTGCAGGCCGTGCCGGACGCCCCTTACCACTGGCTGCCCGGCCAGTACGCCACGGTCACGCATCCCCGGCTGCCAGGTGTGTGGCGGCCCTACTCGTTCGCCGGCCGCCGGGGGCGCGAGGGTGTGCTGGAGTTCCACGTCGGGCGGGTGCCCGGTGGGCTGCTGAGCACGGCACTGTGCGACGCCACCGCGCCCGGCACCTTACTGCAGCTCGGGCCGGCCTCCGGTTCCGCACTCGCTCCCCCGCCCGGCACTCCCGCCGTCACCCTGATCGCGGCGGGCAGCGGCTGGGCCCCGGTCAAGGCCGTCCTCGACGAGCTGCTCGCGCGCCGGCCCGCGCCCCGTGTCAGGATCGAGATCGCGGCCCGCACGGACCAGGACTTCTACGACTGCGCGCACCTGGCGGGCCTGCTCCAGGCGCACCCCGCGCTCGAGGTCCACCGGTGGTACCGGCAACGGGGCGAGGGACGCGTGCGGGCGGCCGAGCGGCTGCACCGGCATCTGCGGGCCCGTCAGGACTGGCAGACCGAGAGCGTCTACCTGTCCGGCCCTGTCATGTTCGTGCACGAGATCGCGGAGCTGCTCGGCGAATGCGGCCTGCCGCAGGAGTCGTTGGCGCGCGACCCGCTGCCGTCCTCCGTGCAGTCACGGGGGTACGCCTCGCACGCCGAGAGACTGATCGATCCGCCGCCGGTGCCATGGATCGATCCCGATGCCCGCACGAGGCCGCTCGTCCACGACCGTGCGTCCGCCCATGCCGAGACGCTCACCGCGTAG
- the nagB gene encoding glucosamine-6-phosphate deaminase — translation MEVVIVKDSATGGALIADAMADLLRRKPDALLGVATGSTPLPVYEALGATVRAGEVDASHARICQLDEYVGLPAGHPESYRSVVLRQVVEPLGLTENSFMGPDGTAQDVAAACAAYDQALADAGGVDLQLLGIGTDGHIGFNEPCSSLASRTRIKTLTQQTRRDNARFFNGLDEVPHHVITQGIGTILEARHLVLLATGEAKADAVALAVEGPLSALVPASALQLHPHATVVVDDAAASRLKLADYFRATYAAKPDWQGL, via the coding sequence GTGGAAGTTGTCATCGTCAAGGACTCCGCCACCGGCGGCGCACTGATCGCCGACGCCATGGCCGACCTGCTGCGACGCAAGCCCGACGCCCTCCTGGGCGTCGCCACAGGATCGACCCCGCTGCCCGTCTACGAAGCACTCGGGGCCACGGTGCGGGCCGGAGAGGTCGATGCCTCCCACGCCCGGATCTGCCAGCTCGACGAGTACGTGGGCCTGCCCGCGGGCCACCCCGAGTCGTACCGCTCGGTCGTCCTGCGCCAGGTCGTCGAGCCGCTCGGGCTGACCGAGAACTCCTTCATGGGGCCCGACGGCACCGCCCAGGACGTGGCCGCCGCCTGCGCAGCCTACGACCAGGCGCTCGCCGATGCCGGGGGCGTCGACCTCCAGTTGCTGGGCATCGGCACCGACGGGCACATCGGCTTCAACGAGCCGTGCTCCTCTCTCGCCTCCCGTACGCGCATCAAGACCCTCACCCAGCAGACCCGCCGGGACAACGCCCGCTTCTTCAACGGGCTGGACGAGGTCCCCCACCACGTCATCACCCAGGGCATCGGCACCATTCTGGAAGCCCGCCACCTGGTCCTGCTGGCGACCGGCGAGGCGAAGGCCGACGCCGTCGCCCTCGCCGTGGAGGGCCCGCTCTCGGCGCTGGTACCCGCCTCCGCCCTGCAGCTCCACCCGCACGCCACGGTCGTGGTCGACGATGCCGCGGCCTCCCGCCTCAAGCTCGCGGACTACTTCCGTGCCACGTACGCGGCCAAGCCGGACTGGCAGGGCCTCTGA
- a CDS encoding ATP-binding protein encodes MTYRYQVLGTTRAIGPDGRAVPLAGLRLRALLAALAAAGGRAVPAGDLADRVWGEDGRQPADVPAALQALVGRLRRVLGRTAVGSVSGGYRLVADRDDIDLFRFERLAAEGAAALEADQPAEAAALLDEGLALWRGPALADLPGADLDPLAVRAGRRRSEAQYNRLAADVALGRASAVLGELTQLAAEAPLDEPLQALRIRALRATGRQAEALQAYEEVRAALADRLGAGPGSELRDLHAGLLEDSGRAVAPSRPAAPALPCGNLRARLTSFVGREAEMADVAAQLEHSRLVTLLGPGGAGKTRLALEAAAAAEATGAWTDGVWVAELAPVGDAGTVPETVLTALGARGTQLRRDAGPEPAHRDLIAQLVEVCGRRRMLLVLDNCEHVVDASARLAEAVLTGCPGVQVLATSREPLGVPGESVRVVGPLPQDMALRLLADRGASARPGFSADDDPDACAEICLRLDGLPLALELAAARVRALTPRQIADRLDDRFRLLTGGSRTLLPRQQTLRAVVDWSWDLLTDDERAVLRRLAVFSGGCALEQAEAVCGAAALDQLASLVDKSLVVASPGGPDGMRYGLLETVAEYAAERLDESGERAGAELRHLTAYRELVRTGDPELRGPRQGLWLARFETEHDNVRSALRTAVRLGEEQEALCLVRSMSWFWQQRSHQADARTWAPSVAALGPDPFVPPVRTAVPVPERAIAAPPPWPDEVLWEARRGVRLIVLATGDDAAEPDRPETQRHLRAVVSAYRSGLPQLRTQPASMWFIARLLTGEFPGLGDAVDAVVAEFGDDQDGWGFAFTLLMRARLLGDRQGGLDSSLQDAGRALALFEAAGDQWGIAESLSARGEALDAAGRHHEAAADFERAMDCSARVGAHAQAPVFAARLAAARMRTAVTPAERERAERALVDAARDSHRYATETMGTPRLLLVHHYGRTGRSALAREQLREMEQELADRNTGLFAGLLAGVHGWLDCVEGDYEAARARTGEAVRRLDHLAYLVAPHLIVDQFLCAAWAMAHGGASSDGARLLGVYDRADHVPGWLGLRVFGDETVVRRRAERDLREALGAAAFEQAYARGRDLAVREAAALI; translated from the coding sequence ATGACCTACCGCTACCAGGTGCTCGGCACCACCCGCGCCATCGGCCCCGACGGCCGGGCAGTGCCCCTGGCCGGGCTGCGGCTGCGCGCGCTGCTGGCCGCCCTGGCCGCCGCGGGCGGCCGGGCGGTACCGGCGGGAGACCTGGCCGACCGGGTGTGGGGCGAGGACGGGCGGCAGCCCGCGGATGTGCCGGCCGCCCTCCAGGCGCTGGTCGGACGTCTGCGGCGGGTGCTCGGCCGGACCGCGGTGGGCTCCGTGTCCGGCGGCTACCGCCTTGTCGCGGACCGGGACGACATCGACCTGTTCCGGTTCGAACGCCTGGCGGCCGAAGGGGCGGCCGCTCTGGAGGCGGACCAACCGGCCGAGGCGGCCGCCCTGCTCGACGAGGGCCTCGCCCTTTGGCGCGGACCGGCGCTCGCCGATCTGCCCGGCGCGGATCTCGATCCCCTGGCCGTACGGGCGGGCCGGCGCCGCAGCGAGGCGCAGTACAACCGCCTGGCTGCCGACGTCGCACTCGGGCGGGCCTCCGCAGTGCTCGGCGAACTGACGCAGCTGGCGGCCGAAGCCCCGCTGGACGAGCCGCTCCAGGCCCTGCGCATCCGCGCTCTGCGCGCCACCGGGCGGCAGGCCGAAGCGCTCCAGGCATACGAGGAGGTACGGGCGGCTCTCGCGGACCGGCTCGGTGCCGGCCCGGGGTCCGAACTGCGCGATCTGCACGCCGGGTTGCTGGAGGACTCCGGCCGCGCCGTGGCGCCATCGCGGCCGGCCGCCCCTGCCCTGCCCTGCGGCAACCTCCGCGCCCGCCTCACCTCCTTCGTGGGCCGCGAGGCCGAAATGGCCGATGTGGCCGCACAGCTGGAGCACAGTCGACTGGTGACCCTGCTCGGGCCCGGGGGAGCGGGCAAGACCCGGCTCGCTCTGGAGGCCGCGGCCGCCGCCGAGGCCACGGGAGCCTGGACGGACGGTGTCTGGGTGGCCGAACTCGCCCCCGTGGGCGACGCGGGCACCGTCCCCGAAACCGTACTGACAGCGCTCGGTGCCCGCGGGACACAGCTGCGCCGCGACGCCGGGCCCGAGCCCGCCCACAGGGACCTGATCGCCCAGCTCGTGGAGGTGTGCGGACGTCGCCGCATGCTCCTCGTCCTGGACAACTGCGAGCATGTCGTCGACGCGTCCGCCCGCCTCGCCGAAGCGGTCCTGACCGGATGCCCCGGCGTACAGGTCCTCGCCACCAGCCGCGAACCACTCGGCGTCCCCGGCGAATCCGTACGCGTCGTCGGCCCGCTGCCGCAGGACATGGCACTGCGCCTCCTCGCCGACCGTGGCGCCTCCGCCCGGCCCGGCTTCAGCGCCGACGACGACCCCGATGCGTGCGCCGAGATCTGCCTCAGACTCGACGGACTGCCGCTCGCCCTGGAACTGGCCGCTGCCCGGGTGCGCGCCCTGACACCGCGCCAGATCGCCGACCGGCTCGACGACCGGTTCAGGCTGCTCACGGGCGGCAGCCGTACCTTGTTGCCCCGTCAGCAGACACTACGGGCGGTCGTCGACTGGTCCTGGGACCTGCTCACCGACGACGAACGGGCCGTCCTGCGCAGGCTCGCCGTCTTCTCCGGCGGCTGCGCCCTCGAACAGGCCGAGGCCGTGTGCGGCGCCGCCGCGCTGGACCAGCTCGCCTCCCTCGTCGACAAGTCACTCGTCGTCGCCTCACCCGGCGGACCCGACGGCATGCGGTACGGACTCCTGGAGACCGTTGCCGAGTACGCCGCCGAACGGCTCGACGAGTCGGGGGAACGCGCCGGCGCCGAGCTGCGCCATCTGACCGCCTACCGGGAACTCGTCCGCACCGGCGACCCGGAGCTGCGCGGGCCGCGACAGGGGCTCTGGCTCGCACGCTTCGAGACGGAACACGACAACGTACGCTCGGCACTGCGCACCGCCGTCCGTCTCGGCGAGGAGCAGGAAGCACTCTGCCTCGTCCGGTCCATGAGCTGGTTCTGGCAGCAGCGCAGTCATCAGGCCGACGCCCGCACCTGGGCGCCCTCCGTCGCGGCTCTCGGACCCGACCCCTTCGTCCCGCCCGTGCGCACAGCCGTCCCGGTTCCCGAACGGGCGATCGCCGCCCCGCCTCCATGGCCCGACGAAGTGCTGTGGGAGGCACGCCGCGGTGTCCGGCTGATCGTCCTCGCCACCGGCGACGACGCGGCGGAGCCGGACCGGCCCGAGACGCAGCGCCATCTGCGCGCCGTGGTGTCCGCCTACCGGTCCGGCCTGCCGCAGCTGCGTACCCAGCCTGCCTCCATGTGGTTCATCGCCCGCCTGCTGACCGGTGAGTTCCCCGGACTCGGCGACGCGGTGGACGCCGTCGTCGCCGAGTTCGGCGACGACCAGGACGGCTGGGGGTTCGCCTTCACCCTGCTGATGAGGGCCAGGCTGCTCGGCGACCGGCAGGGCGGCCTCGACAGCTCCCTGCAGGATGCCGGCCGGGCACTGGCCCTGTTCGAGGCGGCGGGCGACCAGTGGGGGATCGCCGAGTCCCTCTCCGCCCGCGGCGAGGCGCTCGACGCCGCCGGCAGACACCACGAGGCAGCCGCGGACTTCGAACGCGCGATGGACTGCTCGGCCCGCGTCGGTGCGCATGCCCAGGCACCGGTGTTCGCCGCGCGCCTGGCCGCCGCACGGATGAGGACCGCCGTGACTCCGGCCGAGCGGGAGCGAGCGGAGCGGGCACTCGTCGACGCGGCCAGGGACTCCCACCGGTACGCCACCGAGACGATGGGAACGCCGCGCCTACTGCTGGTGCACCACTACGGCCGCACCGGTCGCAGCGCGCTCGCACGGGAGCAGTTGCGGGAGATGGAGCAGGAGCTGGCCGACCGCAACACGGGCCTGTTCGCCGGCCTGCTCGCGGGGGTGCACGGCTGGCTCGACTGTGTCGAGGGCGACTATGAGGCGGCCCGGGCCCGCACGGGGGAGGCGGTACGACGGCTGGACCATCTGGCGTATCTGGTCGCCCCGCACCTGATCGTGGATCAGTTCCTGTGCGCCGCCTGGGCGATGGCCCATGGGGGAGCGTCTTCGGACGGGGCGCGGCTGCTCGGTGTGTACGACCGGGCGGACCACGTGCCCGGCTGGCTGGGGCTGCGCGTGTTCGGCGACGAAACCGTCGTCCGGCGGCGCGCCGAGCGGGATCTGCGGGAAGCGCTGGGAGCGGCTGCCTTCGAGCAGGCGTACGCGCGGGGCCGCGACCTCGCGGTACGAGAAGCCGCCGCCCTGATCTGA
- a CDS encoding class F sortase, translating to MPTLSRRGPWFTLVCVLLFGLFLIRYGSADPGGGPPQPRPAAAVHRPTPAAALLPAAPDPLPRAAPLRLTVPSAGVKAPLTPVGLDAEGWIASPSARDRNLAGWYAASVSPGERGTSVITGHVDTKAGPAVFQDLGSLERGAHVEVRRGDGRTAVFAVYAVELYTRKDFPAEKIYADAPEAELRLITCGGDFSKRTGYEGNVVAFARLIAIR from the coding sequence ATGCCCACCTTGTCCAGGCGCGGCCCCTGGTTCACGCTCGTCTGCGTGCTGCTGTTCGGCCTGTTCCTCATCCGCTACGGATCCGCCGATCCGGGAGGTGGGCCACCGCAGCCGCGTCCTGCCGCGGCGGTACACCGCCCCACGCCGGCCGCCGCACTGCTGCCGGCCGCGCCCGATCCGCTGCCGCGCGCGGCCCCGCTGCGCCTGACGGTTCCCTCGGCCGGGGTGAAGGCCCCGCTCACCCCTGTCGGTCTCGACGCCGAGGGCTGGATCGCCTCCCCCTCGGCGCGGGACCGCAATCTCGCCGGCTGGTACGCGGCCTCGGTCAGCCCCGGCGAACGCGGCACCTCCGTGATCACCGGTCATGTCGACACCAAGGCCGGGCCGGCGGTGTTCCAGGACCTCGGCTCCCTGGAGCGCGGCGCCCATGTGGAGGTCCGGCGGGGAGACGGGCGGACAGCGGTCTTCGCCGTCTATGCCGTCGAGTTGTACACCCGGAAGGACTTCCCCGCCGAGAAGATCTACGCGGACGCCCCGGAGGCCGAACTGCGCCTGATCACCTGCGGCGGCGACTTCTCGAAGCGGACCGGGTACGAGGGGAACGTCGTCGCGTTCGCGCGTCTCATCGCCATCCGCTGA
- the dhaM gene encoding dihydroxyacetone kinase phosphoryl donor subunit DhaM yields the protein MSEERIVGIVLVSHSKEVAESVAELARGLAAGGTSAPVAPAGGAPDGSLGTSAELISTAAHQVDRGAGVAVLVDLGSAVLTVKALLAEGDDLPDGTRLVDAPFVEGAVAAVVTASAGADLDAVESAASEAYGYRKV from the coding sequence GTGAGCGAGGAGCGGATCGTCGGAATCGTGCTCGTCTCGCACAGCAAGGAGGTCGCCGAGTCCGTCGCCGAACTGGCCCGGGGCCTCGCGGCCGGTGGTACGTCCGCGCCGGTGGCTCCGGCCGGCGGAGCCCCGGACGGCTCCCTGGGCACCAGCGCCGAGCTGATCAGCACGGCGGCGCACCAGGTCGACCGTGGGGCGGGCGTCGCCGTGCTGGTGGACCTGGGCAGTGCCGTGCTCACGGTGAAGGCGCTGCTGGCAGAGGGCGACGACCTGCCGGACGGCACCCGCCTCGTGGACGCGCCCTTTGTGGAGGGCGCGGTGGCGGCGGTGGTGACCGCATCCGCCGGGGCGGATCTGGACGCGGTCGAGTCGGCGGCCTCGGAGGCGTACGGCTACCGCAAGGTGTGA
- the dhaL gene encoding dihydroxyacetone kinase subunit DhaL — translation MLDADFFRRWLVAVAAAVDREADRLTELDSAIGDADHGRNLQRGFAAVTAAVDKEPPATPGAVLMLAGRQLISTVGGASGPLYGTLLRRTGKALGDDGDVTAAQLGDALRAGVAAVAQLGGAAAGDKTMLDALEPAVAALGETTDSFAVARAAAEQGALATVPMQARKGRASYLGERSIGHQDPGATSSALLIAALAETVEAAR, via the coding sequence GTGCTCGACGCCGACTTCTTCCGCCGATGGCTCGTGGCCGTGGCCGCGGCCGTGGACCGGGAGGCGGACCGCCTGACCGAGCTGGATTCGGCGATCGGCGACGCGGACCACGGCAGAAACCTCCAGCGCGGGTTCGCGGCCGTCACCGCGGCGGTCGACAAGGAGCCGCCCGCGACCCCGGGGGCCGTGCTCATGCTCGCCGGACGGCAGTTGATCTCGACCGTGGGCGGTGCGTCCGGGCCCCTGTACGGAACGCTGCTGCGGCGCACCGGCAAGGCGTTGGGGGACGACGGCGATGTGACCGCGGCGCAGCTCGGCGATGCCCTGCGCGCCGGGGTGGCCGCGGTCGCGCAGCTGGGCGGCGCGGCGGCCGGGGACAAGACGATGCTGGATGCCCTCGAACCGGCGGTTGCCGCGCTCGGCGAGACCACGGATTCCTTCGCGGTGGCCCGCGCGGCGGCGGAGCAGGGCGCTCTGGCTACGGTCCCCATGCAGGCCCGGAAGGGCAGGGCCAGCTATCTCGGTGAGCGAAGCATCGGCCACCAGGACCCGGGCGCGACATCCTCGGCTCTGCTCATCGCCGCACTCGCCGAGACGGTGGAGGCTGCCCGGTGA
- the dhaK gene encoding dihydroxyacetone kinase subunit DhaK produces MRMLINVPETVVADALRGMAAAHPDLSVDVEGRVIVRRDAPVAGKVALVSGGGSGHEPLHGGFVGPGMLDAACPGEVFTSPVPDQMARAAAAVDSGEGVLFIVKNYTGDVLNFDMAIELAEDEGVRLAKVLVNDDVAVTDSLYTAGRRGTGATLFVEKIAGAAAEEGAPLERVEAIARQVNDGSRSFGVALSACSTPAKGSPTFELPSGELELGIGIHGEPGRERRAMMTSGEIADFAVSAILDDMKPSAPVLVLVNGMGATPLLELYGFNAEVQRVLAQRQVAVARTLVGNYVTSLDMAGCSVTLCQADEELLRLWDAPVQTPALRWGR; encoded by the coding sequence TTGAGGATGCTCATCAATGTGCCGGAGACGGTCGTCGCGGACGCGCTGCGCGGCATGGCTGCCGCGCACCCCGACCTCTCCGTGGACGTGGAGGGACGGGTGATCGTACGGCGCGACGCGCCCGTGGCCGGGAAGGTGGCGCTCGTCTCCGGCGGCGGGTCGGGGCACGAACCACTGCACGGCGGCTTCGTCGGGCCCGGGATGCTGGACGCCGCCTGCCCCGGTGAGGTGTTCACCTCCCCCGTGCCGGATCAGATGGCACGTGCCGCGGCCGCCGTCGACAGCGGCGAAGGGGTGCTGTTCATCGTGAAGAACTACACCGGCGACGTGCTCAACTTCGACATGGCGATCGAGCTCGCGGAGGACGAGGGAGTACGGCTGGCCAAGGTGCTGGTCAACGACGACGTCGCGGTGACGGACAGCCTGTACACCGCCGGGCGGCGCGGTACCGGGGCCACCCTGTTCGTCGAGAAGATCGCGGGGGCCGCCGCCGAGGAGGGGGCTCCGCTGGAACGGGTCGAGGCGATCGCCCGGCAGGTGAACGACGGCTCCCGCAGCTTCGGTGTGGCTCTGAGCGCCTGCAGCACCCCCGCCAAGGGCAGCCCCACCTTTGAACTACCTTCCGGTGAACTGGAGTTGGGCATCGGCATCCACGGCGAGCCGGGGCGCGAGCGGCGCGCGATGATGACGTCGGGAGAGATCGCCGACTTCGCCGTGAGCGCGATCCTGGACGATATGAAGCCCTCGGCTCCCGTGCTCGTACTGGTCAACGGAATGGGCGCGACCCCCCTGCTGGAGCTGTACGGCTTCAATGCGGAGGTGCAGCGTGTGCTCGCGCAGCGTCAAGTGGCCGTCGCGCGTACGCTCGTGGGGAACTACGTCACCTCGCTCGACATGGCCGGCTGCTCGGTCACCCTGTGCCAGGCGGACGAGGAGCTGCTGCGGCTGTGGGACGCACCGGTGCAGACGCCGGCGCTGCGCTGGGGCCGCTGA
- a CDS encoding cytochrome P450, producing MTSLLAQITDYANRADPYPIYKELRKTPVAQDEDGPFVISTYHDIQSLLHDPRLSSEARNLSAQVADELQQPDEETTLPPGFLRLDPPEHDRLRRMTNRPFGPPHSPRRVEGMRQELGEIVSGLIDGLANGNRIDLVDQFSYPFPVTVICRLLGVPREDESRFHTWAETIAASLDPAPDEDLTERDRVTAEARTQLGMYLAGLIEERRKSPRDDMLSALVNGGGQDGAMTTMEVLSTAALLLIAGHETTVNLITNGMLTLLRHPEVLQRLRNDPRLAVPIVEELLRYEPPVQLLPQRTPIADIEVRGVTIPKGSSMWLILASGNRDPQRFEDPDRFDPDRKDIQHLGLGSGIHSCFGAPLARLETQIALTELARRLDNPRLVEDPPPYRRNAVLRGPRHLSIEFDGLRP from the coding sequence ATGACGTCACTCCTGGCGCAGATCACCGACTATGCCAACCGCGCCGACCCCTATCCCATCTACAAGGAGCTCCGCAAGACGCCGGTGGCCCAAGACGAGGACGGCCCCTTCGTCATCAGCACCTACCACGACATCCAGAGCCTGCTCCACGATCCGCGGCTCAGTTCCGAGGCCCGCAATCTCTCCGCACAGGTGGCCGACGAGCTGCAGCAGCCGGACGAGGAGACAACCCTGCCGCCCGGCTTCCTGCGGCTCGACCCTCCCGAGCACGACCGGCTGCGCCGTATGACCAACCGCCCCTTCGGGCCGCCGCACAGCCCCCGCCGTGTCGAGGGCATGCGCCAGGAGCTCGGCGAGATCGTCTCCGGACTCATCGACGGTCTCGCGAACGGGAACCGGATCGACCTGGTCGATCAGTTCTCCTATCCGTTCCCCGTCACGGTGATCTGCCGGCTGCTCGGTGTTCCGCGGGAGGACGAGTCACGCTTCCACACCTGGGCCGAGACCATCGCCGCCAGCCTGGACCCCGCACCGGACGAGGACCTCACCGAGCGGGACCGCGTCACGGCGGAGGCCAGGACGCAACTGGGCATGTACCTGGCCGGGCTGATCGAGGAGCGGCGCAAGTCGCCGCGTGACGACATGCTCTCCGCACTGGTCAACGGTGGCGGACAGGACGGTGCCATGACGACGATGGAGGTGCTCAGCACCGCGGCCCTGCTGCTGATCGCCGGCCACGAGACGACGGTCAACTTGATCACCAACGGGATGCTCACCCTGCTGCGCCACCCCGAGGTGCTTCAGCGGCTGCGGAACGATCCGCGCCTGGCCGTGCCGATCGTGGAGGAGCTGCTGCGTTACGAACCGCCGGTGCAACTGCTGCCGCAGCGCACCCCGATCGCGGACATCGAGGTCCGCGGCGTCACCATCCCCAAGGGTTCGTCGATGTGGCTGATTCTCGCGTCGGGCAACCGTGACCCGCAACGCTTCGAGGATCCCGACCGGTTCGACCCGGATCGGAAGGACATCCAGCACCTCGGACTCGGCAGCGGCATCCACAGCTGCTTCGGCGCGCCGCTCGCCCGCCTGGAGACACAGATCGCCCTGACCGAGCTCGCCCGCAGGCTCGACAACCCCCGTCTGGTGGAAGATCCTCCGCCTTACCGCCGGAACGCCGTCCTGCGTGGCCCCCGCCATCTGAGCATCGAGTTCGACGGCTTGCGTCCCTAG